Proteins from a genomic interval of Ndongobacter massiliensis:
- a CDS encoding ABC transporter substrate-binding protein produces the protein MKKRQSFFFFCIVSFLIFLFNGCSKADTLDPQHPVTLTMWHVYGEQADSPMNRLIEEFNQTVGREKGILINVTLMSNASQIGDKLLKAQNDEPGVPAMPDLFFCHNNNAEELGAETLLDWKQQFTEEELSQYVPKFIEDGVIGERLSVFPVSKSTHVLFLAGSPFERFSEAMGIDYNSLTTWEGFFDAAEKYYTWSGGKPFCAIDYLLRCVELNAMENGANNFYTKEGWYDFGNAQIKASFMEFADALVQGHIVVSDLYSNTQVMTGEVIAGIGSTASILYYNDTITYPDGQAEPMNLQVLPPPKAAGKELLATQAGVGLCALKTTEQKAEAATIFAKWLTESERNLKFCVETGYMPVNKEAFAKIKEYSFPSEAYRNLYRTIDVINATATTVREPLFVDYYTKVHTLYEALRKKQSAIPEKTQSDEDTKKMADELWELFRAIQ, from the coding sequence ATGAAGAAACGGCAATCGTTTTTCTTTTTTTGTATCGTTTCCTTTTTGATTTTTCTTTTCAACGGTTGTTCGAAAGCCGATACTTTGGATCCACAACACCCTGTGACTTTGACCATGTGGCATGTATATGGCGAACAAGCCGACTCGCCTATGAACCGTCTGATTGAGGAATTTAACCAAACCGTCGGACGCGAAAAGGGAATTCTTATAAATGTCACCTTGATGTCCAATGCGTCTCAAATTGGGGACAAACTCTTAAAAGCACAGAACGATGAACCGGGCGTTCCCGCGATGCCGGATTTGTTCTTCTGTCACAACAACAATGCCGAAGAACTTGGCGCCGAAACTTTACTTGACTGGAAACAGCAATTCACAGAAGAAGAACTGAGTCAATATGTCCCAAAGTTTATTGAAGATGGTGTAATTGGTGAAAGATTGTCGGTCTTTCCGGTGTCCAAGTCTACACATGTTTTGTTTCTTGCCGGTTCACCCTTTGAGCGTTTCTCGGAGGCAATGGGAATTGACTATAACAGTCTTACTACCTGGGAAGGCTTTTTTGACGCTGCTGAAAAGTATTACACTTGGTCCGGCGGAAAGCCGTTCTGCGCAATCGATTATTTGCTTCGCTGCGTAGAACTCAATGCAATGGAAAATGGCGCGAATAACTTTTATACGAAAGAGGGCTGGTATGACTTCGGCAACGCCCAAATCAAGGCTTCTTTCATGGAGTTTGCCGATGCTTTGGTGCAAGGTCATATTGTGGTATCCGATCTTTATTCCAACACCCAGGTGATGACCGGCGAAGTCATCGCAGGAATCGGTTCGACAGCATCCATACTTTATTACAACGATACCATTACCTATCCGGACGGACAGGCGGAACCCATGAATTTGCAAGTGCTTCCTCCCCCGAAAGCTGCCGGAAAAGAGTTATTAGCTACGCAGGCCGGCGTGGGGCTCTGCGCATTAAAAACAACGGAACAAAAGGCCGAAGCGGCCACCATTTTCGCAAAGTGGCTGACCGAGAGTGAACGCAACCTGAAATTCTGTGTAGAAACCGGTTATATGCCCGTAAATAAAGAAGCTTTTGCAAAAATAAAAGAGTATTCTTTTCCCTCCGAAGCATACCGAAATCTCTACCGAACCATCGACGTCATCAACGCAACTGCTACGACCGTTAGAGAACCACTTTTTGTCGACTACTATACGAAAGTGCATACGCTCTACGAGGCGCTGCGAAAGAAACAGTCTGCAATTCCCGAGAAAACGCAAAGTGATGAAGATACGAAAAAAATGGCGGATGAGCTGTGGGAGTTGTTCCGTGCAATACAATAA
- a CDS encoding helix-turn-helix domain-containing protein, which translates to MVSLSALNLRKQSLQRRLFFKMLLLSALLLTLFFVGLFFILGYTGAKQQIYKNLSFQRDIFAREVTSYYKGLATTGIMLSQESTTLIETYLVENRISFADVNGSEMHTAAMQRTLFEPLRHKLLETKCTGAFVMLQATVNPKIEHAEALRTGLYLQRSTLDASDNSILLYRGLSGIGKEHGYMPHRKWRLEFDTDLFPDYSELLKQAAPPLATHYCITDIFTLPGTSERVMLMVLPLIGTNGEIYGLCGFEVSESYFKQAFTQPSTLPRATFCLNRGKRKLQDASTCFSAGITNGYYAAPAGTFSIEPFGQGMDLYKNDPLSPYIGVSKETTIFPQNVDFTLSVLVPKEDYDYQAMQNMLRVISLIALFSFLAAGLCIYFSTSYLIPLKRSIREIRQKTYTATNSSMTEIDDLFAFLDEENRANEELLAQMQEEKSRAEKALQQMQQEYDKITQKIERLAYSRKNEIDPDDYENFKIGFKLLTKREKEILHLYMEGKSVKEIMEETDLKESTVRFHNRNIYSKLGMHSLKQLLRCIAILEQEEKNNKSRT; encoded by the coding sequence ATGGTCAGCTTATCCGCATTAAATTTACGCAAACAGTCGTTGCAGCGCAGGCTTTTCTTCAAAATGTTGCTTCTTTCTGCGTTGCTACTGACTTTGTTTTTTGTTGGCTTGTTTTTCATATTGGGCTATACCGGCGCCAAGCAACAGATATACAAAAATCTTAGTTTTCAACGGGACATCTTTGCACGTGAAGTGACCTCCTACTACAAAGGGTTGGCAACCACGGGAATCATGCTTTCTCAGGAGTCGACAACTCTCATTGAAACCTATCTTGTAGAAAATCGGATCTCCTTTGCGGACGTAAACGGTTCAGAAATGCATACCGCCGCCATGCAAAGAACGCTTTTTGAACCGCTTCGCCATAAACTGTTGGAAACAAAATGTACGGGCGCTTTTGTCATGCTGCAAGCAACCGTAAATCCAAAAATTGAACACGCCGAAGCTTTACGAACAGGTCTTTATCTGCAACGAAGTACGCTGGATGCGTCCGATAACAGTATTCTTTTATACCGCGGTCTGTCCGGCATCGGAAAAGAACACGGCTATATGCCTCACCGCAAATGGCGACTGGAGTTTGATACCGATCTCTTTCCGGATTATTCGGAGCTTTTGAAACAGGCCGCGCCCCCTTTGGCGACCCATTATTGTATAACTGATATCTTTACGTTGCCGGGTACCTCAGAAAGGGTCATGCTGATGGTGCTTCCATTGATAGGGACAAACGGCGAAATTTACGGGCTCTGCGGTTTTGAAGTCAGCGAGAGTTACTTTAAGCAGGCCTTCACGCAGCCTTCTACCCTTCCGCGTGCAACCTTCTGTCTAAACAGGGGAAAACGCAAGCTGCAGGATGCCTCCACCTGTTTCAGCGCAGGAATTACGAACGGGTACTACGCGGCACCCGCGGGCACCTTTTCAATTGAACCCTTTGGGCAGGGCATGGATCTCTATAAAAATGATCCATTGTCACCTTATATCGGCGTTTCAAAAGAAACTACTATTTTTCCGCAGAATGTTGATTTTACGCTGAGCGTTCTCGTTCCTAAAGAGGATTACGATTATCAGGCCATGCAAAATATGTTGCGCGTAATTTCACTAATTGCTCTATTTTCTTTTCTTGCCGCAGGTCTTTGCATCTATTTCAGCACTTCCTATCTTATTCCTTTGAAAAGAAGCATTCGGGAAATTCGACAGAAAACATACACGGCGACCAACTCCTCGATGACGGAAATTGACGATTTGTTTGCCTTTTTGGATGAAGAAAACCGAGCGAATGAAGAATTGCTTGCACAAATGCAGGAGGAAAAAAGTCGAGCAGAGAAAGCCCTGCAGCAAATGCAACAGGAGTACGACAAAATCACGCAAAAAATCGAACGTTTGGCGTATTCGCGCAAGAATGAAATTGACCCGGATGATTACGAGAACTTCAAAATCGGTTTCAAGCTTTTGACCAAACGGGAAAAAGAAATCCTGCACCTCTATATGGAAGGAAAGAGTGTGAAAGAAATTATGGAAGAAACGGATTTGAAAGAATCAACCGTTCGCTTTCATAATCGAAACATTTACAGCAAACTCGGTATGCATTCCTTAAAACAGCTTCTGCGTTGCATTGCCATCTTGGAGCAGGAAGAGAAAAACAACAAGTCCCGGACATGA